One genomic region from Zalophus californianus isolate mZalCal1 chromosome 2, mZalCal1.pri.v2, whole genome shotgun sequence encodes:
- the ARL9 gene encoding ADP-ribosylation factor-like protein 9 isoform X3: MEFLEIGGSEPFRSYWEMYLSRGLLLIFVVDSADHNRLPEAKKHLHQLIGTNPILPLVVFANKQDLEAAYRITDIHEALALSEVGNDRKMFLFGTQVTENGSEIPSVMQDAKDLIAHLAADMQ, encoded by the exons ATGGAGTTTCTGGAGA TTGGTGGCAGTGAACCTTTCCGTTCCTACTGGGAAATGTACCTGTCCAGAGGATTGCTGCTAATCTTTGTGGTGGATTCAGCCGATCACAACAGATTACCTGAAGCCAAGAAACACCTTCATCAATTAATCGGAACAAACCCAATCCTTCCTCTGGTTGTGTTTGCAAACAAACAG GATCTTGAAGCAGCCTATCGTATTACAGATATCCATGAAGCTTTGGCATTGTCTGAGGTGGGAAATGACAGGAAGATGTTCTTGTTTGGAACCCAAGTGACTGAGAACGGCTCAGAAATACCCTCCGTCATGCAAGATGCCAAAGACTTGATTGCACACCTGGCTGCAGATATGCAGTGA
- the ARL9 gene encoding ADP-ribosylation factor-like protein 9 isoform X2, whose amino-acid sequence MEKNKQILVLGLDGAGKTSVLHSLALNRVQHSVAPTQGFNAVCINTEDSQMEFLEIGGSEPFRSYWEMYLSRGLLLIFVVDSADHNRLPEAKKHLHQLIGTNPILPLVVFANKQDLEAAYRITDIHEALALSEVGNDRKMFLFGTQVTENGSEIPSVMQDAKDLIAHLAADMQ is encoded by the exons gagaaaaataagcagatCCTTGTGTTGGGCCTGGATGGAGCAGGAAAAACCAGTGTTCTGCACTCTCTAGCTTTAAACAGAGTCCAGCACAGCGTGGCACCCACCCAAGGTTTCAATGCAGTGTGCATCAACACTGAAGATAGCCAGATGGAGTTTCTGGAGA TTGGTGGCAGTGAACCTTTCCGTTCCTACTGGGAAATGTACCTGTCCAGAGGATTGCTGCTAATCTTTGTGGTGGATTCAGCCGATCACAACAGATTACCTGAAGCCAAGAAACACCTTCATCAATTAATCGGAACAAACCCAATCCTTCCTCTGGTTGTGTTTGCAAACAAACAG GATCTTGAAGCAGCCTATCGTATTACAGATATCCATGAAGCTTTGGCATTGTCTGAGGTGGGAAATGACAGGAAGATGTTCTTGTTTGGAACCCAAGTGACTGAGAACGGCTCAGAAATACCCTCCGTCATGCAAGATGCCAAAGACTTGATTGCACACCTGGCTGCAGATATGCAGTGA